The window AAATAACCAGACAACCAATATAAATGGTTTAAGCTTAGGTGTTGACGCTACGGAATATCCTATTCCCCGCACCATTACTTTAGGGCTTAACTTGGGTTTATTCTAATATTAATATTTATTAAAATGAAAAAAATAGCATATTTACTCATATTTTCCATGTTTATAAGCATGGTTTCCTGTAAAAAGGATTATCTGGCTTTAACATCTCCAACACAATTAACAACGGACAATTTTTATCAAACGACCGACCAGTTTCAACAGGCACTAATTGCTACCTATCAATCTTTGCGTGGCTGGGCTGACCCTGGGAGTTGGCTAATGGGCGAAAGCCGCTCAGATAATACACGCTATGATTTTAACCCTGCCAATCGTGCAGTGGCTATCCTTGAGCGCGAGGGTATTGTTGATTGGACCAATGATGCTACTAATACACAAACAAAATCAAAATACACCGCCGATTATGCAGGTATTGAAAGGGCCAATATCATTCTTGATCAGATTGGTAAGGCTAACATTGATGCTGCTACAAAAAATACAATAATCGGCGAAACGGAAACGTTGCGTGCTTTCTTTTATTTTGATTTGGTACAGTTTTTTGGTTCCGTGCCGTTAAACTTACATCAGGTAACAGGTCCGTCAGATACTTTTTTACCCCGCTCAGCTGTTGCTGATGTATATGCCGTAATTGTAAATGATTTAGCTGATGCTATAAAAAAATTACCGACTACCATAACATTCCCACAAAGCGGAAGGGTTACTGTTGGTACAGCAAAAATGTTACTGGCCAATGTATATATGGTGCAAAAAAAATACGCTGATGCTGAGGCTTTATTAATCGATGTAACACAATTAGGTTACAAATTAAATGCCAATTATGCCAATGCTTTTTCAACCACCAACAAAAACAGTGCTGAATCAATATTTGAGGTGCAATATCAGCAGGGGGCTGCCAATGGGCAATACAGTTCGTTTATTTATAACTTTATACCGCCCGTTGCCAGTACCGTTGTTATAACCGGTACTGCAACCAATACATTAAATTCATCATGCAGCCAGAATGTGCCAACTCAGGATCTAATTTCATCTTATGAGGCTGGCGATACCCGTTTGGATGCAACCATTGGTATAATTGAAGGGCATTATGATGCGTCAGCCAATTTTGTGCCCGAAGCATTAAAAAGCATAGTAAGTTATACAACCCCGCCTGGTAAAGTCGCAAAAATTTTTGCTAAAAAATTTTTACATGCAAGTACTACCGCCGGGCAAACCGATGATAACTGGCCGATTTACCGTTATGCCGATGCCTTATTAATGTTAGCTGAAGCGATGAATGAGCAAGGCAAATCAGGCACAGCTCTGCCTTACTTAAATCAGGTACGCACGCGCGCAGGCTTAGCGGCCAGTACACAAACTGATCAGACTTTATTAAGGACGATTATTGTTCATGAGCGCCGTATAGAACTGGCTCTCGAAAATAAACGCTGGACTGATTTACTCAGAACCGGTCAGGCTATTCCCGTAATGACGGCTTTTGCTGCAAAAATTAAATTAGACCCCAGAGTGCCGGCTAATGCTTATACCAATATAGATGCTAATCATTTATTGTTCCCGATACCATCAACAGAAATACAGCTTAATCCGCAAATAACACAAAATCCAGGTTATAATTAATTAAGGCTTAACCCCGTCTCATCAGGTTAGTTGGTTGGCAGGTGGGTTATTTACTGAAATAACCCCCTGCTTTATATTTCGTTTTTAAACAATTTTTAAACTAATATTTATGAAATACCTCATCTTAACTAAAATGCGGGCACCAATGCTGCTTGCTAACGTACTCAAATTTGTACTAATAGGACTTATATTTACAGGTTGTAAAAAAGGCAACCAGCAGTTGGATACCATGCAGACAACAGCAACGCCTAAATTGACTATTGAATCAACAGCGTGCGGGTGTTGGATTGCAGGCACAAATCAAGATAATAATCAGATTGAAGCTTATGATACTACAACAACAGTAACTTGGGGAACGCCAAAATGGTCTTTTGCCCCTACAACAGCACGTGGCTACAGCTCAACGGCGGAAATTCCCTTATGGGGTGGACCTACTGATGTCAAATTACGTAACACTACGGTTTTTTCAGGCTATTCGCAAGTTATTGTGACTGCAGGTGGGCGTTTGGCAACAATTGCCGCTTATCCCTCTGGTAATAAGTTATGGACTGTGGGTTATAGCGCAACTGCTCCTCAAGTCGATATACATTCAACAGAAATATTGCCCAATGGTAATATTGCCCTTGCATCAGCCGGACGAAACTGGGTGCGCGTCTATGCCTCCGCCCCATCCGCCCCAAATCACAGTACGTTTAGCGAATTTTCCCTCGGGTCAGCCCATGCGGTATTATGGGACCCTTCAATTCAAAGATTATGGGTGATCGGCTGGCTTCCGATTAATAGCGCAAATTATTGGGATCCGTTAAATCAGGTTATAACTGCTTTACAAGATACCGGTACGGCCGCTAATCCAGGTTTAAAAGAAGATATTAACTATCGTGCTATTTTGCCTGGTAAATATGGCCATGAAATATCACCCTATTATTATGATAATAATAAATTGTGGGTAGCAGTACAAGTTGATAATACTGATACCAACAAAGGTGTATATATATTCGACAAAACAACCAAAACATTTACGCCGGTATCGGGCGCTGCAAATAGAAACTTTGTAAAGGGCGTGGGTAATCAGCCCGCAGGAACAATTGTGGAAATAAGGCCCAAGAGTGCAGGTGGTACGGGTGAAGACAGTTGGCAAAATGATACTGTTAAATTTTATTCACATAATGGCACATTTATGTATAACCGCATTAAACCTGGGGCTAAATTTTATAAGGTAAAAGTATTTGATCCTGATTATCAATAATCAACAACTTCTTTTAAAAGAAATCATAAAATAATAATAACATGTCGTATTTAAAAAAAATAATTACCCCTCAAATTTATTGTTTACTAATAGCTTTAAGTGTTAGTATTAATGTATTTGCCCAGGCAGAAAGCGCACATTATCTGGATAGTATAAAAGTACAGTTGAGAAAAGAATGGCCTAAAAACCGAACCATTAATTTAGTTTTTCATGGCCATTCTGTGCCTTCCGGATACTTTAAAACCCCGCTGGTAAATACCCTGCAGGCCTATCCTTTTTTAGCATTTAAGCTTATAAAGGAAAAATATCCGTATGCTGTCATCAACGTTATTATAACAGCGATTGGCGGGGAGAACTCTGTCAGTGGACAAAAACGTTTTAAACGTGATGTACTTACACATAAGCCGGATGTTTTATTTATTGATTACGCTTTAAATGATAAAGTAATTGGTATAAAAAAATCAACAAAAGCTATGAGTAAGATGATCGAAGCTGCTTTGAAGAAGAATATTAAAGTAATATTGCTTACGCCATCGCCGCATCAAAGTTTCAATATACTTGATAATCATAATCCTTATGAGGCTTATACGAATGAGTTGATTGCGCTGGCAAAAAAATATAATGTGGGTCTGGTGGATAGTTATCATCTGTTTAAACAACGTGTTGAAGCAGGTCATGATGTTAAAGAATATATGTCGCAAATAAATCATCCGAATGAAGCTGGACATCAAATTATCGCTGATGCAATTGCACAGTGGTTTTAGTTGCCATATTCGTATAAATCCTTGTATTAAATATTCTAATAATCGTCTATCTATATATTCAGTAAGGAGTAACATACTTAATAATTAAATTCATGCCATCCAGACGGAACTTTTTAAAACAAACATCCATATTATCAGGAGCCCTATTGTACTCCGGCCCTAACATTTTGTACGCTGCCGCTGACGACAGTTTTACTTATACATCAGCTTATATCAATATAAAACTGGCTGCAAAAAGTCCACGTTTAAACAGTTTCAGTGTTGATAGTCTGGGCAAAGGAGAGTTTGCTCAGAGCCCATTGCTGCCCGTAACTGCCATTAGCAATTACACCAGCAAAATTAATAAGCAAACTATAGCATATTATTTAAACGCTGGTAGTAAGCCAGTTTGGGAAGTAAAATGCAGTGAAAAGAAGATTGTTTTACAAAGCAGGTATACGGGTAAAGACACCAAGGCCGACCCTTTTATTATCAATATATCGCAGCAGGCTAATCATAGTACTGTACTAGGGGCACTTGTTGCCGATAACTGTGTAAAGTTTCCATGCCTGTTGCATCTGCCGGGTATGGGGACTTTCAGGATACATTGTAGTGAACCAGGGGTGACTCTGTTTTATGATGCCTATCGTTTTCATTCGGCTGGCGAAAAAGGCGATCCGTTTGTAAAGGCAGCATTTAGTCCGGCTGATGCGCGTACGCCAAACATTACCTATACGCTCGAAGTGGTTAGCATTTATCCTGATTTGAAGGGAATAGCTGATAACCCTATGCTGGATGGGGTAAGGCGAAACTTTATTAATATTTTTCAGTTAAACCCCCGCATTAAGGTATTAGCCAACAACAGTGCCAGCGATGCCTGTACATTTACGCTATATTTATATGCAGAGATGGCGCGGCGCACACCTGAGTTAGCCGATGGGTTAACAGCCATGGACCTGATCAGAAACACGCTCGATATATACCTTAACGGATTTAAAGGATACGGGCAGGTGGGTTATTTTTATCTTAACAAATATGGCTGGTTAAGCCGGTTTGATTCAAGCGACAGCTCGCCCTCATTAGTTATTGCAGCCTGCTATTATATTTTAGATAGTAAGGATACCGGGTGGGCAGCTAAAAACTATCAGGGGATAAGGCAATGGGCTGATAAGATGATAGCAACCGATACCAATAAAGATGGTATTATTGAATACGGTCATACCGGAAATTCGGGCAGCTGGAACATGAAGCCTTTTCAGCGGCCGGCAAACTGGTGGGATTCCATAGGCTTCGGGCATGATGATGCTTACTCAAATGCGTTGGCCTATAGGGCCGCTTCTTTACTGGCTGAGGTGGCTAAAAAGTTAGAAAAGGAACAAGATAGTATATACTATGCTGATTTTGCTTCCAAACTGAAAGGAGCCTATTATAATCACTTTATCAATCCTGAAACCGGCGTGCTGGCTGGCTGGCGAAGCGCCGACGGCAAGCTGCACGACTATTATTTCACCTTTGTTAACGCAGTTGCCGTATGCTATGGACTGCTAACTGATGAACAGGGCAGACAGGTAATGCAAAACATGTTGCAGAAGATGAAAGAGGTGGGTTATATTAATTTTAAAATGGGTTTACCCGGCAACCTGGTGCCTGTACCGCCGCAGGATTATGCTCACCATGATAAACGCTGGGGCTACGGCGTTAAGCCGGATGGCTTAGACGGTTTCCAGATTTATGAAAATGGCGGTGCTACAGCATGTTATGCCTATTTTACCATCAAGGCTTTATATGATGTAGGATTGCGCAAAGAAGCCGACAACATTTTTTTACCCATGATGGAAAGTTTTAAGGAAGGAGGCTTTGAAGGACATTGTGAGGGTAGTGACTATACAAAGGACTGGAAAACATGGGATGGAAAATGCTGGGGTTATGAAGGCTTTTTAGTGGATAATTATTTATCATTCTTAGTTGTTTATGATTGGCATAACAATCAAAAGTAATCACCTTAAAATACATTATAATATGCGTTTATGGGCTACCAGTAGCTTTTTACTCAACTTATTTTTTTTGTTAGTTAGCTTACAATGCCATGCGCAGATAAAGGTCCCGGCCCTGGTCCCCACGCCGGCATCGGTCAAAATGGGCCAGGGTAGCTTTATATTCAGTGCGCGAACTGTAATCAGAGCTGATGCAGCAGAATGTAAAACCGTAAATTTTTTTACAAAGTATCTGCTAAATACCTGGAAATTTAAAACTATGGTTGTTAGCAGTAATGTAAAAAATGTAACCCGGCAACCGGCTGTTTATATCACAACAAAGGGTTCAGAACAACTTCCTGCCGGTGGCTATAAGCTGTCCATAACACCTGCTGCAATAACGCTTGTAGGAAAAGATGCCGGTTTATTTTATGGAATACAAACCTTGATACAACTGTTCCCTCTTAATACCCAGGGAACAGTTGTTTTACCTTGCCTCAATATTACTGACCAACCACGTTTTGCTTACCGCGGATTGATGCTGGATGTATCGCGTCATTTTTTCACGGTTGGGCAGATTAAAGATCTGCTTGACTTGATGGCTTACTATAAACTGAACCGCTTTCACTGGCATTTAACAGACGACCAGGGCTGGCGGCTGGAAATAAAAAGTTTGCCCAAGCTTACACAGGTAGGTGCCTGGCGTGTCCCTCGTTTGGAATTCAGTGGCAATACCCTACCGCCTCAACCTGGTGAAAGCGCTAGTGATGGAGGCTTTTATACACAAGAGCAGGTGAAGGATATTATCCGCTATGCCACTGAAAGACATATAGAAATTTTACCTGAAATTGATGTACCTGGCCACTCCATGGCAGCTATTGCCGGGTATCCTGAACTATGCGTCACCCAAAACCCTGATATTAAGGTTAACCCGGGCAGCAGTTTTGCCAAATGGTTTCCCCACGGAGGCTTTGAAATGTATGTGGATAATACGATTAACCCTACTGACGAGCATGTTTACCAGTTTTTGGATAAAGTGTTTACCGAAGTGGCTGCTTTATTCCCTTATCCATACATACACATAGGAGGTGATGAATGTTATAAAGGCTTTTGGGAAAAAGATGCAGGTGTGCAGCGCTTTATAAAACAGCATCATATAAAAGATATGCATGCCTTACAGGGGTATTTTATTTCAAGGCTTAACAAGATCGTCCAATCGAAAGGCAAAAAGCTGATTGGCTGGGATGAGATACTGGAAGGCAATTTAAACGACAATGTAGCGGTGATGAACCGTTTTGGCGAAAAAGGTGCTGTGGAACAAGCCCGCAAAGGTTTGGACATTGTGCTGGCACCGGGTGGAAACGGTTTATATTTTGATTATGCGCAAAGCAAATCAGATATGGAGCCATCCAGCCATGGTGGTAATGCACCTTTATGGCAGTCATTTAATTATAATCCCGAATACCCCGGCTTATCAACCGAAGAAAAAAAACATATTCTGGGAGTAGAGGCCTGCGTATGGACCGAACATATTTCCACAATAGCCAAGCTTTATTACATGATACTGCCACGCATGCTGGGACTGGCCGAAACCAGTTGGTCATTACAGGCTAATAAATCCTATAAGCAGTTTATTACTGATTTTTTGCCTGCACATTTGTTAAGGTTTGATAAAGCGGATATAAATTATCGTGTACCTACAGCTTTGGAGCAGATAGACACTACCATTAATGCGTCAACCTATAAATTTGTTGCCAAAGTACCTTTTAAGGGTGCTAAGGTTTATTATACCTTAAATAATATCACTCCCACCGAAACAGACCACGAGTATATACAGCCAGTAACGCTCACTATTCCTGAAAATACAAAAATGATACTGAAAACCATTGTAATTACACCGGTCGGTCATCGCAGTGTAGTTACACGGATGATAATTGATAATAAAGTTAAATAATGTAAGATTTCTAAGGACAAGTTATCAAAGGTTTTGCAGGGCGATGGGTTGTTAGACACCTATCATTTTGAACGGCATCCTGTAGGGGAATTTTATGCCCTAAGGTCGGGTGACATGGCTGATGACAATGGTCTGGTAAAAGAGAAAATTGTGATAAGTAAGATGAAAAGTTTTATTGGCTTACCTGATTTCCGCTATTCGTCAACAGGGGTTATCGGAGGGGTTACGCTGGTTGAATCCAATAATAATATGTTTGATATCTTGGGGCTTCCTGGCACAAGGATACCTCATGTATGGCTGGATGAAACCCGGCTGTCCAATCCGCCTGCATGTGTAAAGCGCGGTTTTATTTACCTGAGCGGATGGTCCGACACGCCCTTTAAAGCAACATACGAACGTCTCCGTATGATGCCGGAATGGCTAACGTTTAACCTACCGGTGGGACATAACATTATTGAGTTGGCGTTTGACGATTTATTGGAGATTGTGCTCCGATTTGCCTGACCAGTTGTACGCATATCTCATTAGTCCTGCAATTGATGAAATATCTATCAAACGCTTTGACGAATATCGTCTTACCAAAGTCATTAAAAGGCATTAACAAATTGAAGAACCATAAGATATAGCTAATTATTTATGAAAGATATCACCAATTTTAAGACAATTGATCCGCAGATCCTGTATTTCGGCACCCCTGTAGCCCTGATCACCACTTTAGATATAGATAGACATCCAAACATCGGCCCTATTTCGTCAGTTTGGGCATTAGGCTGGACAATAATGTTGGGCCTAGAGTGCGGCTCTAAGACTTATCAGAATTTGATAGCGCAAAAAGAATGTGTAATCAATCTGCCGCCGTCCGCGGTTTTCAAACAAGTAGAAAAGATTGCTACACTTACGGGCGCAAATCCAGTTCCGGATTATAAAAAAGACAAATACCGATATGAAGCGGACAAATTCAAGGTAGGCGGTTTTCATTCGCTGCCATCAGATCTGGTTCAGCCGCCGCGTATAGCACAATGTCGTATCCAGTTTGAAGCCCGATTGAAAAGCAGTTTTAAACATAGATGATGACCCGAAAGAGGCCGGACCCGTGGCCGCCGTACAGGTACGAGTGGTCAGGATACATGCTGACGAGAAGTTAGTTGTTAAAGAGAATCATATCGATCCCATTAAATGGGATCCATTGATCTATAATTTTAGGCATTATTACGGCCTCGGAGATGAATTGGGTAAAACTTTTAAAGCGGAAATATAACATGAAAACTACATTTGAAAAATTAAAAACATTATTGATAGGAACATGGAAAGGTCAAGGCTTTGCAAAGTTTCCGACTATTGAAAATACCGGTTACGAAGAAATTTGGAAATTTACGTCGGATGAATGGAAACCTACTATTCATTATGAGCAGCATACCTGGTACGTAAATGCAACCGCAAATAATGGCCAAACTGTATTTTGGGACACAGGGTTTATTCTTCTTAAAGACGATCAAATATTACTCATCAGTGCCCAGTCAGGCGGTCGTCTCGAAACCTATGAACTTGTTAGTTCTATTTCCAATCGCTTTACGTTTGAGATGAAATCACTTATTAATGATCCGAAAACAATCCGGTCACAAAGGATCATCGACGTCAATGGTCAGATACTTCTATATCAACTCAATATGAGTACTCATCAAGCAACAACGTTCCAAAATCACTTAAACGCTGAGCTAAAAAAGAGAATAGGTAAAATTCGTTATTAATCACAATTCTATTAAAATTTCTTGTCAGTTTAAGATAGCTGGCGGAAATACATTGAGTCAATATAGGTCGCGTACTTTAGATGAAAACAATTACCGAACGTTTTTTTAGTGCACTGGAACACCAGCTGGCGGAAATTTCCTTAAGTGGAGAATCGCTCATTGAACAATACCGCGCTTCCATTAAGGTAAGCAAAAAAGCCATGAACAAATTGAAAAGCTATATCGCCAGCTATGCTTTCGAGAACGTAGCCGAAGAAGTCAATTTTTTCAAGGAGATTAAACCCAAGTTTTACAGCAAGTACATCTACTTCATTAATATCCATAATTACTTGCTGCAAAAACCGACCGGTGGTGAACGGATACAGCAGGACTATATTGAAATGCACCTGACCGAACTCAAAACCTTTTTTGATCATAATCGTGCCTTTTACAGTTACTACCGTTCCGGCATGACCCAGATGGACGAAATATACTATACACGGGGGCACTTTGACGTACATGCGGAGCTGGAGGATTTTGAAGAAGATGAGCAATACAGTACTACCCACGATTATAAACTCTCTAAGATCATCGCCAACGAAAAGTTCCAGGATTACCTTAAGCTGGAACTGGCGAAGATCGGCCATGAAGATATCATGAGTATCGGGGGGCGAAAAGTATTTCCCTTCGACCACCCCAAGTGGACCGCCAGCCCGACCGATGCCGCCGAACTCCTTTATGGTTTACAAGCTTCCTGTGCGGTCAATAACGGTCAAATCGACATCAAAGAACTCGTGGGGATCTGGGAATTTGTTTTCCAGATGAAGATCAATGAACCGTACCATAAGCTGTACGATATTGCCAAGCGCCAAACCGAAATGTTCGTTTTTTTTAAACGCATGCAGGACAGCCTGTGGAACTTTATCAAGCAAAAACTCAGCAAGGGATTACCGCCTAATAAAAAATAGCAGGCTATTCGAGTTTGTATTGGCCTTTACCTGACCGAATAGCAGCCCCACCTATTCCCAAGTTGTGTAATAGAACGCGGCGGGGTTCTCACCTTTGTTTTACCTGGCGGCATGGGGCCGCGGGTTAAAATAAAAGAATATGCTCAACGCGATATCCTGGCAGCAATATATCACTGCCGTTATTCTCTCTAGCGCAGCCTGGTACGCTTACGTCGGCCTGCGTTATTACCAGCCGGAACTATCGGCATTTCTAAAGATCAAATCAACAAAGCGATCAGTTGTCCCGCCTGTTGCTAATCAAATGACGGTAATGATGGGTGAAGCCCGGTCCGAGGCAGATACAGGTTTATACAATCCGGAAGAATTACTTTTCAGCAACTCCCAACCTGATGATATCAGCGATCAAACCCTTCCCAAAGGGCCTGCTGATGACCTGCTGGCTGAAGCACAGGTATTGGTAAATGCTTACACTGAAAATAACGATAAAGAAGAATTCCTTTCCCTTTTTAAATTATTGTTGGACAAATACGAAGTGTTTGCCGATGAGATCAGCCTACCTGCCTTTATCAAACAGCTTAATAAATACGCGGCTGAAAAGCTCCCATTTGAAATCCAGGCCGAAGAATGGCCCTTAACATTTGCATCATGAAAAGAATCAAGTCAATCATCGCCCTGCTACTTATAGCAACGGCAACAATGGCCCAGGACGGTAATGCGGGTATTAATGAAGCGACTAATCAAGTTAAAAGCTACTTCTCAACCGGTACCAATTTAATGTATGCCATCGGCGCTATCGTCGGGCTCGTCGGCGCGATCAAAGTGTATAAAAAATGGAATGATGGCGAACATGATACCGGCAAGGTCGCTTCGAGTTGGTTCGGTAGCTGCATCTTTCTGGTTGTGGTAGCTACGGTACTTAAATCCTTCTTCGGCGTATGAGCTACCAGATCAACAAAGGCATCAACCGCCCGATAGAATTCAAGGGACTAAAAGCGCAGTATATCGGCTATTTAGGCGGCGGGCTGGTGATCCTGCTCGTGCTGTTCGCTATGCTGTACTTGGTTGGCCTGGCGATCTACCTTTGTATTCTGATCATTCTGGGTCTAGGCAGCCTGCTTTTTCAGCAGGTATTCAGCCTGAGTCATAAATACGGTGAACATGGCTTAATGAAACGTAATGCCCGCAAATATCTGCCCACTTACCTGAAATTTAAAACAAGGAGGCTTTTTTATGAAAAACGCTGAACAGGTTTTCCCGATCTATAAAGTTGAACATGATACGCTGCTTTCTATGCAGGGAGACCTGACCATCGCGTTTGAACTGACTCTGCCGGAACTGTTTACGTTATCTAATGATGAGTATATGGCCTTCCATCAAACCTGGGTAAAAGCAATTAAACTGCTGCCTAAAAACAGCATTTTCCATAAACAGGATTGGTTCGTACAGTCTTCCTACCAGGCCAATTTTGGTGACAAAACATTTTTGGGCCATGCCAGCGAGCGGTTTTTTAATGAGCGCCCCTACCTGGCCCATCATTGCCTGGTGATGCTTACCAAACGGCCGGAAAATTATAAACCGGTGACCAGTGCAGCCAGTAGCTTGATGCGCAAGCATATTACACCAAAACAAACGACCTCGACTGAACTGTTCCGTGATTTCGCAGACTGTGCCGGGCAATTTAAGCGCCTGATGGAGGATAGCGGCCTGGTACGCCTGCGCCGCTTAAGTGACGATGAACTTGCCGGCACTATCGCGGTGCCGGGCATTTTGGAACAGTACTGCTTTTTACTCAGCCGCACGGATCAGCCGGTATTAAAAGACATTCATTTACAGGACGAACTGCGCATTGGTGAGCAGTCCTGCTACTTATACACCTTAGCTGAAGCGGAACATTTGCCGGCATTGGTCGGCCCTCGCATTACCTACGACCAATACAGCACGGATAAGACGAAATTCAGCACCGGCTTCGCCAGCCCTATCGGGGCCTTGCTGAACTGCAATCATATCTACAACCAATATTTATTTATTGAAGATAGTGCCAAAACCCTAAAAAAACTGGAAGCCAAAAAACTGCGCCTGCAATCGTTATCGGCCTACTCCCGCGAAAACGCTATCGGCCGAGATGCCACCCAGGAGTTTTTGAACGAAGCGATCAGTCAGCAGCGGCTTCCGGTTAAGGCACATTTCAATATCCTTTCCTGGACGGATAATAAAGCAGAACTCAAAGACGTGCGGAACAAAGTCAGTTCCTCATTGGCACAGTTGGATGCCCAGCCCAAACAGGAAACCGATGGTGCGCCGCAGATCTGGTGGGCCGGTTTACCTGGTAATGCCGGTAACTTCCCGATGAACGACACCTTTGATACGTTCGCAGAACAAGCGGCCTGCTTTTTTAACCTGGAAACTAACTATCGCAGTTCTTTGTCGCCCTGTGGAGTCCGTTTTGGAGACAGGTTATCCGGAAAGCCTATTCATGTGGACCTGAGCGATGAACCAATGAAGCTTGGTATTACGACCAATAGAAATAAATTTATAATTGGTCCATCAGGTAGCGGTAAGTCTTTTTGTACAAACCACGTGCTAAGAAGCTATTATGAACAGGGTGCTCATATTGTTGTGG of the Mucilaginibacter boryungensis genome contains:
- a CDS encoding RagB/SusD family nutrient uptake outer membrane protein → MKKIAYLLIFSMFISMVSCKKDYLALTSPTQLTTDNFYQTTDQFQQALIATYQSLRGWADPGSWLMGESRSDNTRYDFNPANRAVAILEREGIVDWTNDATNTQTKSKYTADYAGIERANIILDQIGKANIDAATKNTIIGETETLRAFFYFDLVQFFGSVPLNLHQVTGPSDTFLPRSAVADVYAVIVNDLADAIKKLPTTITFPQSGRVTVGTAKMLLANVYMVQKKYADAEALLIDVTQLGYKLNANYANAFSTTNKNSAESIFEVQYQQGAANGQYSSFIYNFIPPVASTVVITGTATNTLNSSCSQNVPTQDLISSYEAGDTRLDATIGIIEGHYDASANFVPEALKSIVSYTTPPGKVAKIFAKKFLHASTTAGQTDDNWPIYRYADALLMLAEAMNEQGKSGTALPYLNQVRTRAGLAASTQTDQTLLRTIIVHERRIELALENKRWTDLLRTGQAIPVMTAFAAKIKLDPRVPANAYTNIDANHLLFPIPSTEIQLNPQITQNPGYN
- a CDS encoding SGNH/GDSL hydrolase family protein, whose product is MSYLKKIITPQIYCLLIALSVSINVFAQAESAHYLDSIKVQLRKEWPKNRTINLVFHGHSVPSGYFKTPLVNTLQAYPFLAFKLIKEKYPYAVINVIITAIGGENSVSGQKRFKRDVLTHKPDVLFIDYALNDKVIGIKKSTKAMSKMIEAALKKNIKVILLTPSPHQSFNILDNHNPYEAYTNELIALAKKYNVGLVDSYHLFKQRVEAGHDVKEYMSQINHPNEAGHQIIADAIAQWF
- a CDS encoding alpha-L-rhamnosidase-related protein, with the translated sequence MPSRRNFLKQTSILSGALLYSGPNILYAAADDSFTYTSAYINIKLAAKSPRLNSFSVDSLGKGEFAQSPLLPVTAISNYTSKINKQTIAYYLNAGSKPVWEVKCSEKKIVLQSRYTGKDTKADPFIINISQQANHSTVLGALVADNCVKFPCLLHLPGMGTFRIHCSEPGVTLFYDAYRFHSAGEKGDPFVKAAFSPADARTPNITYTLEVVSIYPDLKGIADNPMLDGVRRNFINIFQLNPRIKVLANNSASDACTFTLYLYAEMARRTPELADGLTAMDLIRNTLDIYLNGFKGYGQVGYFYLNKYGWLSRFDSSDSSPSLVIAACYYILDSKDTGWAAKNYQGIRQWADKMIATDTNKDGIIEYGHTGNSGSWNMKPFQRPANWWDSIGFGHDDAYSNALAYRAASLLAEVAKKLEKEQDSIYYADFASKLKGAYYNHFINPETGVLAGWRSADGKLHDYYFTFVNAVAVCYGLLTDEQGRQVMQNMLQKMKEVGYINFKMGLPGNLVPVPPQDYAHHDKRWGYGVKPDGLDGFQIYENGGATACYAYFTIKALYDVGLRKEADNIFLPMMESFKEGGFEGHCEGSDYTKDWKTWDGKCWGYEGFLVDNYLSFLVVYDWHNNQK
- a CDS encoding beta-N-acetylhexosaminidase; the encoded protein is MLVSLQCHAQIKVPALVPTPASVKMGQGSFIFSARTVIRADAAECKTVNFFTKYLLNTWKFKTMVVSSNVKNVTRQPAVYITTKGSEQLPAGGYKLSITPAAITLVGKDAGLFYGIQTLIQLFPLNTQGTVVLPCLNITDQPRFAYRGLMLDVSRHFFTVGQIKDLLDLMAYYKLNRFHWHLTDDQGWRLEIKSLPKLTQVGAWRVPRLEFSGNTLPPQPGESASDGGFYTQEQVKDIIRYATERHIEILPEIDVPGHSMAAIAGYPELCVTQNPDIKVNPGSSFAKWFPHGGFEMYVDNTINPTDEHVYQFLDKVFTEVAALFPYPYIHIGGDECYKGFWEKDAGVQRFIKQHHIKDMHALQGYFISRLNKIVQSKGKKLIGWDEILEGNLNDNVAVMNRFGEKGAVEQARKGLDIVLAPGGNGLYFDYAQSKSDMEPSSHGGNAPLWQSFNYNPEYPGLSTEEKKHILGVEACVWTEHISTIAKLYYMILPRMLGLAETSWSLQANKSYKQFITDFLPAHLLRFDKADINYRVPTALEQIDTTINASTYKFVAKVPFKGAKVYYTLNNITPTETDHEYIQPVTLTIPENTKMILKTIVITPVGHRSVVTRMIIDNKVK
- a CDS encoding flavin reductase family protein, whose translation is MKDITNFKTIDPQILYFGTPVALITTLDIDRHPNIGPISSVWALGWTIMLGLECGSKTYQNLIAQKECVINLPPSAVFKQVEKIATLTGANPVPDYKKDKYRYEADKFKVGGFHSLPSDLVQPPRIAQCRIQFEARLKSSFKHR
- a CDS encoding FABP family protein produces the protein MKTTFEKLKTLLIGTWKGQGFAKFPTIENTGYEEIWKFTSDEWKPTIHYEQHTWYVNATANNGQTVFWDTGFILLKDDQILLISAQSGGRLETYELVSSISNRFTFEMKSLINDPKTIRSQRIIDVNGQILLYQLNMSTHQATTFQNHLNAELKKRIGKIRY
- a CDS encoding RteC domain-containing protein, which translates into the protein MKTITERFFSALEHQLAEISLSGESLIEQYRASIKVSKKAMNKLKSYIASYAFENVAEEVNFFKEIKPKFYSKYIYFINIHNYLLQKPTGGERIQQDYIEMHLTELKTFFDHNRAFYSYYRSGMTQMDEIYYTRGHFDVHAELEDFEEDEQYSTTHDYKLSKIIANEKFQDYLKLELAKIGHEDIMSIGGRKVFPFDHPKWTASPTDAAELLYGLQASCAVNNGQIDIKELVGIWEFVFQMKINEPYHKLYDIAKRQTEMFVFFKRMQDSLWNFIKQKLSKGLPPNKK
- a CDS encoding DUF4134 domain-containing protein — its product is MKRIKSIIALLLIATATMAQDGNAGINEATNQVKSYFSTGTNLMYAIGAIVGLVGAIKVYKKWNDGEHDTGKVASSWFGSCIFLVVVATVLKSFFGV